One window of Tenacibaculum maritimum NCIMB 2154 genomic DNA carries:
- a CDS encoding 3-oxoacyl-ACP synthase III family protein, which produces MISSVITGTGAYIPTIKKENHLFSDALFLNQDGSSFNTDNETIIEKFKSITGIAERRYAKKELNASDLGYFAARKAIEDANINIEDLDYIIFAHNFGDVKKDTIQSDILPSLATRVKHLLGIENPNCVAYDILFGCPGWVEGVIQAQAFIKAGIAKKALVIGGETLSRVIDKYDRDSMIYSDGAGACIIEASESTASGIISHASQTFTKDEAYYLFFGKSFDLNKNPDVRYIKMHGRKIYEFALTNVPNAMKIALDKSGVSIEDVKKIFIHQANEKMDEAILKRFYRLYKKPVPKEIMPMSIHKLGNSSVATVPTLLDLVLKGKIENQKVEKGDIIILASVGSGMNINAIVYKY; this is translated from the coding sequence ATGATATCATCAGTAATTACAGGAACAGGAGCCTATATTCCAACTATAAAAAAAGAGAATCATCTTTTTTCAGATGCTCTTTTTTTAAATCAAGACGGAAGCTCCTTTAATACTGATAATGAAACAATTATAGAAAAGTTTAAAAGTATCACAGGTATTGCAGAAAGGCGCTACGCTAAAAAAGAATTAAATGCCTCTGATTTAGGATACTTTGCAGCTAGAAAAGCCATTGAAGATGCTAATATCAATATAGAAGATTTAGATTATATCATTTTTGCACATAACTTCGGAGATGTCAAAAAAGATACCATTCAAAGTGATATCCTTCCTAGTTTAGCTACTCGTGTTAAACATTTACTAGGCATTGAAAATCCTAATTGCGTTGCGTATGATATTTTATTTGGATGTCCTGGATGGGTAGAAGGAGTTATACAAGCGCAAGCCTTTATAAAAGCTGGTATTGCCAAAAAAGCACTTGTTATTGGAGGTGAAACTTTATCTAGAGTTATTGATAAATATGACAGAGATTCTATGATTTATAGTGACGGAGCTGGTGCTTGTATTATTGAAGCTTCTGAAAGTACTGCTTCTGGAATCATTAGTCATGCAAGCCAAACTTTCACCAAAGACGAAGCTTATTATTTATTTTTTGGAAAATCTTTCGACCTAAATAAAAACCCAGACGTACGCTATATAAAAATGCATGGTAGAAAAATCTACGAATTTGCATTAACAAACGTACCCAATGCAATGAAGATTGCTTTAGACAAAAGTGGTGTTTCTATTGAGGACGTTAAAAAAATATTCATACACCAAGCTAATGAAAAAATGGATGAGGCTATCCTAAAACGTTTTTATAGACTTTACAAAAAACCTGTCCCAAAAGAAATAATGCCTATGAGTATTCATAAACTAGGTAACAGTTCTGTTGCCACAGTTCCAACATTATTAGATTTAGTCTTAAAAGGTAAAATAGAAAACCAAAAAGTAGAAAAAGGAGACATAATCATCTTAGCATCAGTAGGTTCAGGAATGAACATCAATGCAATTGTGTATAAATATTAA
- the cdd gene encoding cytidine deaminase — protein sequence MKKIEFTSSATIYENITELSPEDKMLMEKAIESRKKAYAPYSKFNVGVALLLDNGEIILGNNQENAAYPSGMCAERVAIWKAGSEYPQMKVKKLAITASSLQNTVDKPVGPCGACRQTLSEYEINQKEPMEVIFMGEVGKIIKTTSLLSLLPFSFDSSYL from the coding sequence ATGAAAAAAATAGAATTCACTTCCTCAGCAACCATTTATGAGAATATCACAGAGCTTTCTCCAGAAGACAAAATGTTAATGGAAAAAGCTATTGAATCTAGAAAAAAGGCCTATGCCCCCTACTCTAAATTCAATGTTGGAGTTGCTCTTTTACTAGATAATGGAGAAATTATTTTAGGAAACAATCAAGAAAATGCGGCATATCCTTCTGGTATGTGTGCAGAACGTGTTGCTATTTGGAAAGCCGGTTCAGAATACCCACAAATGAAAGTTAAGAAACTAGCAATCACTGCTTCTTCCTTGCAAAACACTGTTGACAAGCCCGTTGGTCCTTGCGGTGCATGTCGTCAAACATTATCTGAATATGAAATTAATCAAAAGGAACCCATGGAGGTCATTTTTATGGGGGAAGTTGGAAAAATAATTAAAACAACATCGTTACTATCTTTGCTTCCTTTTTCTTTTGATAGCTCTTACTTATAA
- the porV gene encoding type IX secretion system outer membrane channel protein PorV has translation MKKVTLLLLITCFALKMQAQNKSITTAAPFLLITPDARAGGMGDIGVATSSDAFSIFHNPSKTAFNENQISIGVNYTPWLRNLTDDIFVGGASYVNRFNENAAWGVDLKYFSLGTVNLTSPNGDPTGTENPNELAITGTYALKLSEKFSMGIGLKYIHSNYKLRSSDSNLNPINSFAVDISGYYRSPEENYGTFNGRYRLGFNITNIGPKVSYTASNDDFIPTNAKLGGGFDFILDDYNTVGVNLEFTKLLVPSTPQSDKGWFDGMFTSLGDRSFSEELQETTWALGAEYLYNNAFAIRTGYFHESAEKGARQFFTMGAGFKARAFKLDLSYLINSSDVNNPLENTLRFSLAFDLGQIYEDY, from the coding sequence ATGAAAAAAGTAACTTTATTACTACTAATAACTTGCTTTGCTTTAAAAATGCAAGCGCAAAATAAAAGCATTACTACTGCTGCCCCCTTTCTTTTAATAACGCCTGATGCTAGAGCTGGAGGTATGGGAGATATAGGAGTTGCCACCTCTTCTGATGCTTTTTCCATTTTTCATAATCCTTCTAAAACAGCTTTTAATGAAAACCAAATAAGTATTGGTGTTAACTATACACCTTGGCTACGTAACCTTACTGATGATATTTTTGTTGGTGGTGCTTCCTATGTAAACCGATTCAATGAAAATGCTGCTTGGGGAGTAGATCTTAAATATTTTTCATTAGGAACAGTAAATCTAACATCTCCTAACGGAGATCCTACAGGTACTGAAAACCCTAATGAGCTAGCAATAACAGGTACCTATGCATTAAAATTAAGTGAGAAATTTTCCATGGGTATCGGATTAAAATATATTCACTCTAATTACAAATTGAGAAGCTCAGATTCTAATTTAAATCCTATTAATTCTTTTGCTGTTGATATTTCTGGTTACTATCGATCTCCAGAAGAAAATTATGGTACCTTCAACGGGCGCTACCGTTTAGGATTTAACATTACCAATATTGGACCTAAGGTATCTTATACTGCTAGTAACGATGACTTTATTCCTACAAATGCTAAGTTAGGGGGAGGATTTGATTTCATTCTAGACGATTACAATACTGTAGGGGTTAATTTAGAATTCACAAAGCTACTAGTCCCTTCTACTCCTCAATCAGATAAAGGTTGGTTTGATGGAATGTTCACCTCTTTAGGTGATAGAAGTTTTAGCGAGGAGCTACAAGAAACTACTTGGGCATTAGGAGCTGAATACTTATACAATAATGCTTTTGCTATTAGAACTGGTTACTTTCATGAAAGCGCTGAAAAAGGGGCTAGACAATTCTTTACAATGGGAGCTGGTTTTAAAGCCCGAGCATTTAAATTAGACCTTTCCTATCTAATTAATTCTTCTGATGTTAACAACCCACTGGAAAATACCCTACGATTCTCATTAGCATTTGATTTAGGTCAGATTTATGAAGATTATTAG
- the porU gene encoding type IX secretion system sortase PorU: MKKIIFLFCFTYSLCVLSQRNSILSEGNWYKFSIHTTGVFKLDVNFLKNLGINTSTINPKNIKIYGNGGSMLPELNTSPRKNGLQENAIYVKGEEDRKFNSDDYILFYAKGPHSWNINTTNLSVTHQQNIYSDKSFYFLTIGDTPGKRITEMIQPNEGATNTIHNFDDFIFYEKENQNLFAVGRLWFGEDFNFENTRNFKINFPDAVPNSEITIRLSAVSKSPTTSSMKLIANGVNTINLTFPPTSNSSSSSLAFLRKGEGKISAGDSDEININITFNNNGIPSAKAYLDFIEVIGLKKLRANNKQFSFRNFTTINSNNVFKYEIENANAIFQVWDVSDYLNPKSINSFGNSNSFQFKAKGGPLKEFIVLNSSDFYTPIIIGNPKISNQNLHGLKDIQYLIITSEELVSQAQRLAEYHQNNSNLSTQIISLNQIYNEFASGSPDITGIRDFIKYLHDNSSASKKLEYVCFFGDSSYDYKDRINGNNNIVPTFHATQSFDLVSSYVTDDYFVMIGNNKGGMNATDTIDIASGRIPVSTQQEAKIVVDKILSYYHKTSFGDWRNTITLIADDIDQGADITLQRGLEEIADAIKKYKPILNINKIYADAFKQENSSGGERYPQVKNAITNSIEKGALVFNYFGHGGEDGLASERIVEIPQINSFNNFNTLPLFITVTCEFSRFDNPLRNTAGEKLFLNPKGGAVSMITTTRAVFIPIGERFNKKLANNVLNFDGSDKSIAENLIKTKNETNSIQKFFIYYFGDPAMQLAIPKPNILLTKMNGKSITSATDTLKALSKVNFEGIVTDRNNNLLHNFNGTLATTVFDKPIDKTTLDNNNFGVTMVFDSQESKLFKGKSSIKNGTFKFDFIVPKDIKVAYGKGKLSFYASNEKIDKSGANFDIVVGGINPNANKDTTGPAIKAFMNDDSFIDGGNTNTSPNLIINLSDSSGINTSVTAVDHDIIAILDDDQSNPTILNDYYETELDDFTKGKVTYQLRNLSVGKHTLKIKAWDTYNNSSEVTLAFVVVSDTTLVLDNVLNYPNPFVNYTEFWFNHNKPNEPLQAQVQIFTISGKLIKTINQNIQTTGNLSRSITWNGLDDFGNKIGKGVYLYKLKVKSTINNLVSEKYEKLVILQ; the protein is encoded by the coding sequence ATGAAAAAAATAATTTTCCTTTTTTGCTTTACATACTCATTATGTGTCCTTTCCCAAAGAAATAGCATTCTTTCAGAAGGTAATTGGTATAAATTCTCAATACATACAACAGGTGTTTTTAAATTAGATGTTAATTTCCTTAAAAACCTAGGAATCAATACCAGCACTATCAATCCTAAAAATATTAAAATTTATGGAAATGGAGGAAGTATGTTGCCTGAATTAAATACTTCTCCCAGAAAAAATGGTTTGCAAGAGAATGCTATTTACGTAAAAGGGGAAGAAGATCGCAAGTTTAATAGTGATGATTATATATTATTCTATGCCAAAGGTCCTCACAGTTGGAACATAAATACCACCAATTTATCTGTTACTCATCAGCAAAATATTTATTCAGATAAATCTTTTTATTTTCTTACTATTGGGGATACTCCAGGAAAGCGCATTACTGAGATGATTCAACCAAATGAAGGTGCTACCAATACTATTCATAATTTTGATGATTTTATTTTTTACGAAAAAGAAAATCAAAACCTTTTTGCTGTAGGAAGGTTATGGTTTGGTGAAGATTTTAATTTTGAAAATACTCGAAACTTCAAAATTAATTTTCCCGATGCAGTACCTAATTCTGAAATAACAATTAGACTAAGTGCTGTTAGTAAGTCACCTACAACTTCATCCATGAAACTAATAGCTAATGGAGTTAACACTATCAATTTAACATTTCCTCCCACATCCAATTCTTCCTCCTCCTCTTTAGCCTTCTTAAGAAAAGGAGAAGGTAAAATTTCTGCTGGTGATTCAGACGAAATAAATATCAATATTACTTTTAACAACAATGGAATTCCTTCTGCAAAAGCTTACTTAGATTTTATAGAGGTTATTGGCCTAAAAAAACTAAGAGCAAACAATAAACAATTTTCATTTCGTAACTTTACAACTATAAATTCAAATAATGTTTTTAAGTATGAAATTGAAAATGCAAATGCCATTTTCCAAGTTTGGGATGTAAGTGACTACTTAAACCCTAAGAGTATCAATTCTTTTGGAAATTCCAACAGCTTTCAATTTAAAGCAAAAGGAGGGCCTCTAAAAGAATTTATTGTCTTAAATTCTTCTGACTTTTACACCCCTATAATTATTGGCAATCCTAAAATTTCTAATCAAAATTTACATGGGTTAAAAGACATTCAATATTTAATTATAACCTCTGAAGAGCTTGTCTCACAAGCTCAAAGACTCGCAGAGTATCATCAAAATAACTCAAACCTCTCTACCCAAATCATTTCATTGAATCAAATTTATAATGAGTTTGCTTCTGGGTCTCCCGATATTACAGGAATTAGAGACTTTATCAAATATTTACATGATAATTCTTCTGCTTCAAAGAAGCTAGAATACGTTTGCTTTTTTGGAGATTCCTCTTATGATTATAAAGACAGAATCAATGGAAATAACAACATTGTTCCTACTTTCCACGCAACGCAAAGTTTTGATTTAGTTTCTTCTTATGTTACTGATGATTATTTTGTAATGATTGGAAATAATAAAGGTGGAATGAATGCTACTGACACAATAGATATCGCCTCAGGAAGAATTCCTGTTTCAACACAACAGGAAGCTAAAATAGTAGTTGACAAAATACTTAGTTATTATCATAAAACTTCTTTTGGAGATTGGCGAAATACAATTACTTTAATTGCTGATGATATTGATCAAGGTGCCGATATTACCTTGCAGAGAGGTTTAGAAGAAATTGCGGACGCTATAAAAAAGTACAAACCTATTTTAAACATCAATAAAATTTATGCGGATGCCTTTAAACAAGAAAATTCTTCTGGAGGAGAACGCTATCCTCAAGTTAAAAATGCAATTACAAATAGTATTGAAAAAGGCGCTTTGGTTTTCAATTATTTTGGTCATGGAGGAGAGGATGGCTTAGCTAGTGAAAGAATCGTAGAAATTCCACAAATAAATAGCTTCAATAATTTTAATACCTTACCTCTATTCATTACGGTTACTTGTGAGTTTTCTAGGTTTGACAATCCTTTACGAAATACCGCAGGAGAAAAACTATTCCTTAATCCCAAAGGAGGAGCAGTTAGCATGATTACAACAACCAGAGCTGTATTTATTCCCATAGGAGAAAGATTTAACAAAAAACTTGCTAATAATGTTTTAAACTTTGATGGCTCTGATAAATCCATTGCAGAAAACTTGATTAAAACAAAAAATGAAACTAATAGCATTCAAAAATTCTTTATTTATTATTTTGGAGATCCGGCTATGCAACTAGCCATTCCTAAACCTAATATTTTATTAACAAAAATGAATGGAAAAAGTATCACAAGTGCCACCGATACTTTAAAAGCACTATCTAAAGTTAATTTTGAAGGAATTGTTACAGATCGAAACAACAATCTCTTACATAATTTTAACGGTACGTTAGCTACCACTGTTTTTGACAAACCTATTGATAAAACGACACTCGATAATAATAACTTTGGAGTAACAATGGTTTTTGATTCTCAAGAAAGTAAATTATTCAAAGGAAAATCTTCTATAAAAAATGGTACTTTCAAATTCGACTTTATCGTTCCTAAAGATATCAAAGTAGCATATGGAAAAGGTAAATTAAGTTTTTATGCTAGCAATGAAAAAATAGACAAATCTGGTGCTAATTTTGATATTGTTGTAGGAGGAATTAACCCAAATGCAAATAAAGACACTACAGGTCCTGCAATAAAGGCTTTTATGAATGATGACTCTTTTATTGATGGTGGAAACACAAATACCTCTCCTAACCTCATTATCAATCTTTCTGATAGTAGTGGTATTAATACTTCCGTTACTGCGGTAGATCATGATATCATAGCTATTTTAGACGATGACCAATCCAACCCTACTATTTTGAATGATTATTATGAAACTGAATTAGATGACTTTACTAAAGGAAAAGTAACTTACCAACTACGCAATTTATCTGTAGGAAAACACACTCTTAAAATAAAAGCTTGGGACACTTATAATAATTCTTCGGAAGTCACGTTAGCTTTTGTGGTTGTGAGCGACACAACACTTGTACTGGATAATGTATTAAACTATCCAAACCCGTTTGTGAACTATACAGAATTTTGGTTTAATCATAACAAACCTAATGAGCCTTTACAAGCGCAAGTTCAAATTTTCACAATATCGGGTAAACTAATTAAAACAATTAACCAAAACATACAAACCACCGGTAATTTGTCGCGAAGCATTACTTGGAACGGTTTAGATGATTTTGGTAATAAAATAGGAAAAGGAGTATATTTATATAAATTAAAAGTAAAATCAACCATAAACAATCTAGTATCTGAGAAGTATGAAAAACTAGTCATACTTCAATAA